The following proteins are co-located in the Camelina sativa cultivar DH55 chromosome 12, Cs, whole genome shotgun sequence genome:
- the LOC104731135 gene encoding uncharacterized protein LOC104731135 isoform X3 — MDSRGDDSSSRFGQYPTKPCRNMSSSSSAAFFSANQSPFFSPRSPKPNQELSESTRSDAQCDSFDPLSSSSGFQDPELGFLAAAAAASPPPPPPQCQNLEAADRIASSSVISCTPSRYGRGQGQGQDSSSYTQTSSVSVSYNRLRCCDVFIGLHGQKPSLLRFADWLRAELEFQGMSCFMSDRGRCRSTRKQRIVERAMDGASFGVIILTRKAFKNPYTIEELRFFANKKNLVPVFFDLSPGDCLVRDIVEKRGDLWEKHGGELWVLYGGIDKEWREAVHGLSRVDDWKLEAHEGNWRDCVFRAVTLLAMRLGRRSIVERLTKWRDKAEKEEFPYPRNESFVGRKKELSELEFVLFGDVAGDSERDYFELKARPSRRKKNVTLGWNKSGSAEERRKKGKEKVVWKESEKEIEMQSTELPLRNQVKVGRSTRRKRSMKVVYGKGVACVSGESGIGKTELLLEFAYRHHQRYKMVLWIGGESRYIRQNYLNLYQYLEVDVGIENGSDKTRMKSFEEQEDAAVSKIRKELMRNIPFLVVIDNLESEKDWWDSKMVMDLLPRFGGGTHILISTRLSQVMNMEPLKLSYLSGAEAMSLMQGNVKDYPVTEMDALRTIEEKLGRLTLGLAVVGAILSELPINPSRLLDTINRMPLREMICSGRDGSLLRRNGFLLQLFEVCFSIFDHADGPRSLATRMVVASGWLAPAPVPASLLALAAYKLPEKHRGPKRLWRRLRRAISCGFKSSNSKRSGTEAASMLLRFNIARTSSIKLGFIQIHELVKLYARNRVLVNENAPAMVQAVISRGSTVETAEQIWAVCFLLFGFSNEAPTIQLKITELLILVKQVILPLAIRTFITFSRCSAAVELLRVCTNALEAADQTLVTPVEKWLDKSLCWRPVQTSAQLNPILWEELALARATVLETRSKLMLRGGQFGFADDLIRKAIFIRTSISGEDHPGTVSARETLSKLTRLLSNVHQIHNTSP; from the exons ATGGATTCTCGAGGTGACGACAGTTCTTCTAGGTTCGGTCAATATCCGACAAAGCCTTGTAGAAACatgtcttcatcttcatcagctGCTTTCTTCTCAGCTAACCAGTCTCCGTTCTTCTCACCAAGATCTCCTAAACCCAATCAAGAACTCTCTGAATCCACTCGTTCCGATGCTCAATGCGATAGCTTTGATCCTCTTAGCTCCAGCTCTGGCTTTCAAGACCCTGAGCTCGGTTTTTTAGCCGCCGCCGCCGCGGCCTcgccaccacctcctcctcctcagtgTCAGAATCTTGAAGCTGCTGATAGAATCGCTTCGAGTAGTGTGATCTCTTGCACTCCTTCTAGATATGGAAGAGGGCAAGGGCAAGGGCAAGACTCTTCGTCGTATACTCAGAcatcttctgtttctgtttcttataACAGGTTGAGATGTTGTGACGTGTTTATAGGGTTGCATGGTCAGAAGCCTTCTTTGCTTAGGTTTGCTGATTGGCTTAGAGCTGAGTTGGAGTTTCAAGGGATGAGTTGTTTTATGTCGGATAGAGGAAGATGTAGGAGTACTAGGAAACAGAGAATAGTCGAAAGAGCCATGGACGGTGCATCGTTCGGAGTTATCATTCTAACGAGAAAGGCTTTCAAGAACCCTTACACGATCGAGGAGCTACGGTTTTTCGCAAACAAGAAGAATCTGGTTCCTGTTTTCTTTGATCTGTCTCCTGGAGACTGTCTTGTGAGAGATATAGTTGAGAAGAGAGGTGACTTGTGGGAGAAACATGGAGGGGAGTTGTGGGTTTTGTATGGTGGGATTGATAAAGAGTGGAGAGAAGCGGTTCACGGGCTATCTCGGGTTGATGATTGGAAGCTTGAAGCTCATGAAGGTAACTGGAGAGATTGTGTTTTCAGAGCGGTTACGTTGTTGGCAATGCGGTTAGGGAGGAGGAGTATAGTGGAGAGGTTAACGAAATGGCGAGATAAAGCTGAGAAAGAGGAGTTCCCGTATCCGAGGAACGAGAGTTTTGTTGGGAGGAAGAAGGAGTTATCAGAGTtagagtttgttttgtttggagaCGTTGCTGGAGATTCTGAAAGGGATTACTTTGAGTTAAAGGCGAGGCCGAgtaggaggaagaagaatgtGACGTTAGGGTGGAACAAAAGCGGTTCAGCGGAAGAACGAAGGAAGAAAGGGAAAGAGAAAGTTGTGTGGAAAGAGTCTGAGAAAGAGATTGAGATGCAAAGTACAGAGCTGCCTTTAAGGAATCAAGTTAAAGTAGGGAGGAGCACGAGGAGGAAACGGTCGATGAAG GTTGTTTACGGGAAAGGTGTTGCTTGTGTCTCGGGCGAGTCAGGGATTGGCAAAACTGAGCTGCTTCTTGAATTTGCTTATAGACATCACCAGAGGTATAAGATGGTTCTTTGGATAGGAGGTGAGAGCCGTTACATAAGACAGAACTATCTAAATCTTTATCAGTATTTGGAAGTTGATGTTGGGATAGAGAATGGTTCGGATAAAACGCGGATGAAGAGTTTCGAGGAGCAAGAAGATGCTGCTGTTTCCAAGATTAGAAAAGAGCTGATGAGGAATATACCATTCTTGGTTGTGATTGATAACTTGGAGAGTGAAAAAGACTGGTGGGACTCGAAGATGGTGATGGATCTTCTCCCTCGGTTTGGAGGCGGGACTCATATCTTGATATCTACGAGACTCTCTCAAGTTATGAATATGGAGCCGTTGAAACTGTCTTACCTTTCTGGTGCTGAAGCTATGTCGTTAATGCAGGGGAATGTGAAAGACTATCCTGTTACGGAAATGGATGCATTGAGAACGATTGAAGAGAAACTTGGGAGGTTAACGTTGGGATTAGCTGTTGTGGGAGCTATATTGTCTGAGCTTCCTATAAACCCTAGCCGGCTTTTGGATACTATAAATAGAATGCCTTTGAGAGAGATGATCTGTAGTGGTAGGGATGGGAGTTTGTTGAGAAGAAACGGGTTTCTGTTGCAGCTGTTTGAAGTGTGTTTTTCGATCTTTGACCACGCGGATGGACCGAGAAGTTTGGCTACAAGAATGGTTGTTGCTAGTGGGTGGTTAGCTCCAGCACCCGTTCCAGCTTCTTTATTAGCTTTGGCTGCTTATAAGCTCCCTGAGAAGCACAGAGGTCCTAAGCGACTATGGAGAAGACTAAGACGAGCTATAAGCTGCGGTTTTAAGTCTTCGAACTCTAAGAGATCAGGAACTGAAGCTGCTTCTATGCTACTTAGATTCAACATTGCTCGAACCAGCAGCATCAAGCTAGGGTTTATACAAATCCACGAGCTAGTGAAACTCTATGCAAGAAATCGAGTACTGGTCAACGAGAATGCGCCAGCAATGGTTCAGGCAGTGATAAGCCGCGGCTCGACGGTTGAAACAGCAGAGCAGATCTGGGCGGTATGTTTCTTGCTGTTTGGTTTCAGCAACGAAGCTCCGACTATTCAGCTAAAGATAACAGAGCTGCTGATTCTTGTGAAGCAAGTAATCTTGCCTCTAGCGATCAGAACGTTCATAACGTTTTCACGGTGCAGCGCAGCTGTGGAGCTACTCAGGGTCTGCACAAACGCTCTTGAAGCAGCTGACCAAACGCTAGTGACGCCTGTGGAGAAGTGGCTAGACAAGTCACTTTGCTGGAGACCAGTTCAGACAAGCGCACAGCTAAACCCTATTCTATGGGAAGAACTAGCTCTGGCTCGAGCCACCGTGCTAGAGACTCGGTCTAAGCTGATGTTACGAGGCGGGCAATTCGGTTTTGCCGATGATTTGATAAGAAAAGCTATCTTCATAAGGACTTCAATCTCAGGAGAGGATCATCCTGGGACTGTGTCTGCTCGAGAGACGTTAAGTAAGTTAACGAGGCTTTTATCCAATGTTCATCAGATTCATAACACTTCACCGTAA
- the LOC104731135 gene encoding uncharacterized protein LOC104731135 isoform X2, with protein MDSRGDDSSSRFGQYPTKPCRNMSSSSSAAFFSANQSPFFSPRSPKPNQELSESTRSDAQCDSFDPLSSSSGFQDPELGFLAAAAAASPPPPPPQCQNLEAADRIASSSVISCTPSRYGRGQGQGQDSSSYTQTSSVSVSYNRLRCCDVFIGLHGQKPSLLRFADWLRAELEFQGMSCFMSDRGRCRSTRKQRIVERAMDGASFGVIILTRKAFKNPYTIEELRFFANKKNLVPVFFDLSPGDCLVRDIVEKRGDLWEKHGGELWVLYGGIDKEWREAVHGLSRVDDWKLEAHEGNWRDCVFRAVTLLAMRLGRRSIVERLTKWRDKAEKEEFPYPRNESFVGRKKELSELEFVLFGDVAGDSERDYFELKARPSRRKKNVTLGWNKSGSAEERRKKGKEKVVWKESEKEIEMQSTELPLRNQVKVGRSTRRKRSMKVVYGKGVACVSGESGIGKTELLLEFAYRHHQRYKMVLWIGGESRYIRQNYLNLYQYLEVDVGIENGSDKTRMKSFEEQEDAAVSKIRKELMRNIPFLVVIDNLESEKDWWDSKMVMDLLPRFGGGTHILISTRLSQVMNMEPLKLSYLSGAEAMSLMQGNVKDYPVTEMDALRTIEEKLGRLTLGLAVVGAILSELPINPSRLLDTINRMPLREMICSGRDGSLLRRNGFLLQLFEVCFSIFDHADGPRSLATRMVVASGWLAPAPVPASLLALAAYKLPEKHRGPKRLWRRLRRAISCGFKSSNSKRSGTEAASMLLRFNIARTSSIKLGFIQIHELVKLYARNRVLVNENAPAMVQAVISRGSTVETAEQIWAVCFLLFGFSNEAPTIQLKITELLILVKQVILPLAIRTFITFSRCSAAVELLRVCTNALEAADQTLVTPVEKWLDKSLCWRPVQTSAQLNPILWEELALARATVLETRSKLMLRGGQFGFADDLIRKAIFIRTSISGEDHPGTVSARETLSKLTRLLSNVHQIHNTSP; from the exons ATGGATTCTCGAGGTGACGACAGTTCTTCTAGGTTCGGTCAATATCCGACAAAGCCTTGTAGAAACatgtcttcatcttcatcagctGCTTTCTTCTCAGCTAACCAGTCTCCGTTCTTCTCACCAAGATCTCCTAAACCCAATCAAGAACTCTCTGAATCCACTCGTTCCGATGCTCAATGCGATAGCTTTGATCCTCTTAGCTCCAGCTCTGGCTTTCAAGACCCTGAGCTCGGTTTTTTAGCCGCCGCCGCCGCGGCCTcgccaccacctcctcctcctcagtgTCAGAATCTTGAAGCTGCTGATAGAATCGCTTCGAGTAGTGTGATCTCTTGCACTCCTTCTAGATATGGAAGAGGGCAAGGGCAAGGGCAAGACTCTTCGTCGTATACTCAGAcatcttctgtttctgtttcttataACAGGTTGAGATGTTGTGACGTGTTTATAGGGTTGCATGGTCAGAAGCCTTCTTTGCTTAGGTTTGCTGATTGGCTTAGAGCTGAGTTGGAGTTTCAAGGGATGAGTTGTTTTATGTCGGATAGAGGAAGATGTAGGAGTACTAGGAAACAGAGAATAGTCGAAAGAGCCATGGACGGTGCATCGTTCGGAGTTATCATTCTAACGAGAAAGGCTTTCAAGAACCCTTACACGATCGAGGAGCTACGGTTTTTCGCAAACAAGAAGAATCTGGTTCCTGTTTTCTTTGATCTGTCTCCTGGAGACTGTCTTGTGAGAGATATAGTTGAGAAGAGAGGTGACTTGTGGGAGAAACATGGAGGGGAGTTGTGGGTTTTGTATGGTGGGATTGATAAAGAGTGGAGAGAAGCGGTTCACGGGCTATCTCGGGTTGATGATTGGAAGCTTGAAGCTCATGAAGGTAACTGGAGAGATTGTGTTTTCAGAGCGGTTACGTTGTTGGCAATGCGGTTAGGGAGGAGGAGTATAGTGGAGAGGTTAACGAAATGGCGAGATAAAGCTGAGAAAGAGGAGTTCCCGTATCCGAGGAACGAGAGTTTTGTTGGGAGGAAGAAGGAGTTATCAGAGTtagagtttgttttgtttggagaCGTTGCTGGAGATTCTGAAAGGGATTACTTTGAGTTAAAGGCGAGGCCGAgtaggaggaagaagaatgtGACGTTAGGGTGGAACAAAAGCGGTTCAGCGGAAGAACGAAGGAAGAAAGGGAAAGAGAAAGTTGTGTGGAAAGAGTCTGAGAAAGAG ATTGAGATGCAAAGTACTGAGTTGCCTTTAAGGAATCAAGTTAAAGTTGGCAGGAGCACGAGGAGGAAACGGTCGATGAAGGTTGTTTACGGGAAAGGTGTTGCTTGTGTCTCGGGCGAGTCAGGGATTGGCAAAACTGAGCTGCTTCTTGAATTTGCTTATAGACATCACCAGAGGTATAAGATGGTTCTTTGGATAGGAGGTGAGAGCCGTTACATAAGACAGAACTATCTAAATCTTTATCAGTATTTGGAAGTTGATGTTGGGATAGAGAATGGTTCGGATAAAACGCGGATGAAGAGTTTCGAGGAGCAAGAAGATGCTGCTGTTTCCAAGATTAGAAAAGAGCTGATGAGGAATATACCATTCTTGGTTGTGATTGATAACTTGGAGAGTGAAAAAGACTGGTGGGACTCGAAGATGGTGATGGATCTTCTCCCTCGGTTTGGAGGCGGGACTCATATCTTGATATCTACGAGACTCTCTCAAGTTATGAATATGGAGCCGTTGAAACTGTCTTACCTTTCTGGTGCTGAAGCTATGTCGTTAATGCAGGGGAATGTGAAAGACTATCCTGTTACGGAAATGGATGCATTGAGAACGATTGAAGAGAAACTTGGGAGGTTAACGTTGGGATTAGCTGTTGTGGGAGCTATATTGTCTGAGCTTCCTATAAACCCTAGCCGGCTTTTGGATACTATAAATAGAATGCCTTTGAGAGAGATGATCTGTAGTGGTAGGGATGGGAGTTTGTTGAGAAGAAACGGGTTTCTGTTGCAGCTGTTTGAAGTGTGTTTTTCGATCTTTGACCACGCGGATGGACCGAGAAGTTTGGCTACAAGAATGGTTGTTGCTAGTGGGTGGTTAGCTCCAGCACCCGTTCCAGCTTCTTTATTAGCTTTGGCTGCTTATAAGCTCCCTGAGAAGCACAGAGGTCCTAAGCGACTATGGAGAAGACTAAGACGAGCTATAAGCTGCGGTTTTAAGTCTTCGAACTCTAAGAGATCAGGAACTGAAGCTGCTTCTATGCTACTTAGATTCAACATTGCTCGAACCAGCAGCATCAAGCTAGGGTTTATACAAATCCACGAGCTAGTGAAACTCTATGCAAGAAATCGAGTACTGGTCAACGAGAATGCGCCAGCAATGGTTCAGGCAGTGATAAGCCGCGGCTCGACGGTTGAAACAGCAGAGCAGATCTGGGCGGTATGTTTCTTGCTGTTTGGTTTCAGCAACGAAGCTCCGACTATTCAGCTAAAGATAACAGAGCTGCTGATTCTTGTGAAGCAAGTAATCTTGCCTCTAGCGATCAGAACGTTCATAACGTTTTCACGGTGCAGCGCAGCTGTGGAGCTACTCAGGGTCTGCACAAACGCTCTTGAAGCAGCTGACCAAACGCTAGTGACGCCTGTGGAGAAGTGGCTAGACAAGTCACTTTGCTGGAGACCAGTTCAGACAAGCGCACAGCTAAACCCTATTCTATGGGAAGAACTAGCTCTGGCTCGAGCCACCGTGCTAGAGACTCGGTCTAAGCTGATGTTACGAGGCGGGCAATTCGGTTTTGCCGATGATTTGATAAGAAAAGCTATCTTCATAAGGACTTCAATCTCAGGAGAGGATCATCCTGGGACTGTGTCTGCTCGAGAGACGTTAAGTAAGTTAACGAGGCTTTTATCCAATGTTCATCAGATTCATAACACTTCACCGTAA
- the LOC104731135 gene encoding uncharacterized protein LOC104731135 isoform X1 has protein sequence MDSRGDDSSSRFGQYPTKPCRNMSSSSSAAFFSANQSPFFSPRSPKPNQELSESTRSDAQCDSFDPLSSSSGFQDPELGFLAAAAAASPPPPPPQCQNLEAADRIASSSVISCTPSRYGRGQGQGQDSSSYTQTSSVSVSYNRLRCCDVFIGLHGQKPSLLRFADWLRAELEFQGMSCFMSDRGRCRSTRKQRIVERAMDGASFGVIILTRKAFKNPYTIEELRFFANKKNLVPVFFDLSPGDCLVRDIVEKRGDLWEKHGGELWVLYGGIDKEWREAVHGLSRVDDWKLEAHEGNWRDCVFRAVTLLAMRLGRRSIVERLTKWRDKAEKEEFPYPRNESFVGRKKELSELEFVLFGDVAGDSERDYFELKARPSRRKKNVTLGWNKSGSAEERRKKGKEKVVWKESEKEIEMQSTELPLRNQVKVGRSTRRKRSMKVVYGKGVACVSGESGIGKTELLLEFVYRHHQRYKMVLWIGGESRYIRHNYLNLYQYLEVDIGIENGSDKTRMKSFEEQEDAAVSKIRKELMRNIPFLVVIDNLESEKDWWDSKLVMDLLPRFGGGTHILISTRLSQVMNMEPLKLSYLSGAEAMSLMQGNVKDYPVSEMDALRTIEEKLGRLTLGLAVVGAILSELPINPSRLLDTINRMPLREMICSGRDGSLLRRNGFLLQLFEVCFSIFDHADGPRSLATRMVVASGWLAPAPVPASLLALAAYKLPEKHRGPKRLWRRLRRAISCGFKSSNSKRSGTEAASMLLRFNIARTSSIKLGFIQIHELVKLYARNRVLVNENAPAMVQAVISRGSTVETAEQIWAVCFLLFGFSNEAPTIQLKITELLILVKQVILPLAIRTFITFSRCSAAVELLRVCTNALEAADQTLVTPVEKWLDKSLCWRPVQTSAQLNPILWEELALARATVLETRSKLMLRGGQFGFADDLIRKAIFIRTSISGEDHPGTVSARETLSKLTRLLSNVHQIHNTSP, from the exons ATGGATTCTCGAGGTGACGACAGTTCTTCTAGGTTCGGTCAATATCCGACAAAGCCTTGTAGAAACatgtcttcatcttcatcagctGCTTTCTTCTCAGCTAACCAGTCTCCGTTCTTCTCACCAAGATCTCCTAAACCCAATCAAGAACTCTCTGAATCCACTCGTTCCGATGCTCAATGCGATAGCTTTGATCCTCTTAGCTCCAGCTCTGGCTTTCAAGACCCTGAGCTCGGTTTTTTAGCCGCCGCCGCCGCGGCCTcgccaccacctcctcctcctcagtgTCAGAATCTTGAAGCTGCTGATAGAATCGCTTCGAGTAGTGTGATCTCTTGCACTCCTTCTAGATATGGAAGAGGGCAAGGGCAAGGGCAAGACTCTTCGTCGTATACTCAGAcatcttctgtttctgtttcttataACAGGTTGAGATGTTGTGACGTGTTTATAGGGTTGCATGGTCAGAAGCCTTCTTTGCTTAGGTTTGCTGATTGGCTTAGAGCTGAGTTGGAGTTTCAAGGGATGAGTTGTTTTATGTCGGATAGAGGAAGATGTAGGAGTACTAGGAAACAGAGAATAGTCGAAAGAGCCATGGACGGTGCATCGTTCGGAGTTATCATTCTAACGAGAAAGGCTTTCAAGAACCCTTACACGATCGAGGAGCTACGGTTTTTCGCAAACAAGAAGAATCTGGTTCCTGTTTTCTTTGATCTGTCTCCTGGAGACTGTCTTGTGAGAGATATAGTTGAGAAGAGAGGTGACTTGTGGGAGAAACATGGAGGGGAGTTGTGGGTTTTGTATGGTGGGATTGATAAAGAGTGGAGAGAAGCGGTTCACGGGCTATCTCGGGTTGATGATTGGAAGCTTGAAGCTCATGAAGGTAACTGGAGAGATTGTGTTTTCAGAGCGGTTACGTTGTTGGCAATGCGGTTAGGGAGGAGGAGTATAGTGGAGAGGTTAACGAAATGGCGAGATAAAGCTGAGAAAGAGGAGTTCCCGTATCCGAGGAACGAGAGTTTTGTTGGGAGGAAGAAGGAGTTATCAGAGTtagagtttgttttgtttggagaCGTTGCTGGAGATTCTGAAAGGGATTACTTTGAGTTAAAGGCGAGGCCGAgtaggaggaagaagaatgtGACGTTAGGGTGGAACAAAAGCGGTTCAGCGGAAGAACGAAGGAAGAAAGGGAAAGAGAAAGTTGTGTGGAAAGAGTCTGAGAAAGAGATTGAGATGCAAAGTACAGAGCTGCCTTTAAGGAATCAAGTTAAAGTAGGGAGGAGCACGAGGAGGAAACGGTCGATGAAGGTTGTTTACGGGAAAGGTGTTGCTTGCGTCTCGGGTGAATCAGGGATTGGCAAAACTGAGCTGCTTCTTGAATTTGTTTACAGACATCACCAAAGGTATAAGATGGTTCTTTGGATAGGTGGTGAGAGCCGTTACATAAGACATAACTATCTGAATCTTTATCAGTATTTGGAAGTTGATATTGGGATAGAGAATGGTTCGGATAAAACGCGGATGAAGAGTTTCGAGGAGCAAGAAGATGCTGCGGTGTCCAAGATTAGAAAAGAGCTGATGAGGAATATACCATTCTTGGTGGTGATTGATAACTTGGAGAGTGAAAAAGACTGGTGGGACTCGAAGCTTGTGATGGATCTTCTTCCTCGGTTTGGAGGCGGGACTCATATCTTGATATCTACGAGACTCTCTCAAGTTATGAATATGGAGCCGTTGAAACTCTCTTACCTCTCTGGTGCTGAAGCTATGTCGTTAATGCAGGGGAATGTGAAAGACTATCCTGTTTCGGAAATGGATGCATTGAGAACGATTGAAGAGAAACTTGGGAGGTTAACGTTGGGATTAGCTGTTGTGGGAGCTATATTGTCTGAGCTTCCTATAAACCCTAGCCGGCTTTTGGATACTATAAATAGAATGCCTTTGAGAGAGATGATCTGTAGTG GTAGGGATGGGAGTTTGTTGAGAAGAAACGGGTTTCTGTTGCAGCTGTTTGAAGTGTGTTTTTCGATCTTTGACCACGCGGATGGACCGAGAAGTTTGGCTACAAGAATGGTTGTTGCTAGTGGGTGGTTAGCTCCAGCACCCGTTCCAGCTTCTTTATTAGCTTTGGCTGCTTATAAGCTCCCTGAGAAGCACAGAGGTCCTAAGCGACTATGGAGAAGACTAAGACGAGCTATAAGCTGCGGTTTTAAGTCTTCGAACTCTAAGAGATCAGGAACTGAAGCTGCTTCTATGCTACTTAGATTCAACATTGCTCGAACCAGCAGCATCAAGCTAGGGTTTATACAAATCCACGAGCTAGTGAAACTCTATGCAAGAAATCGAGTACTGGTCAACGAGAATGCGCCAGCAATGGTTCAGGCAGTGATAAGCCGCGGCTCGACGGTTGAAACAGCAGAGCAGATCTGGGCGGTATGTTTCTTGCTGTTTGGTTTCAGCAACGAAGCTCCGACTATTCAGCTAAAGATAACAGAGCTGCTGATTCTTGTGAAGCAAGTAATCTTGCCTCTAGCGATCAGAACGTTCATAACGTTTTCACGGTGCAGCGCAGCTGTGGAGCTACTCAGGGTCTGCACAAACGCTCTTGAAGCAGCTGACCAAACGCTAGTGACGCCTGTGGAGAAGTGGCTAGACAAGTCACTTTGCTGGAGACCAGTTCAGACAAGCGCACAGCTAAACCCTATTCTATGGGAAGAACTAGCTCTGGCTCGAGCCACCGTGCTAGAGACTCGGTCTAAGCTGATGTTACGAGGCGGGCAATTCGGTTTTGCCGATGATTTGATAAGAAAAGCTATCTTCATAAGGACTTCAATCTCAGGAGAGGATCATCCTGGGACTGTGTCTGCTCGAGAGACGTTAAGTAAGTTAACGAGGCTTTTATCCAATGTTCATCAGATTCATAACACTTCACCGTAA